One window of the Triticum dicoccoides isolate Atlit2015 ecotype Zavitan chromosome 3B, WEW_v2.0, whole genome shotgun sequence genome contains the following:
- the LOC119275769 gene encoding TLC domain-containing protein 5-like: protein MEDYGGVASLVASGVVFWSTAFLLLRSLLPKRSYDFCNRAVSTMHAVTGVALGCLSVQDWASPVSPVASPSSPRQMRALAVTLSYMIYDGACCHLSGDARLDNALHHLISIVGLAAGLAYQRCGTELVACLIVTEISSPLLHLREMLKEIGVKDTDLNLLVDILFAVTFSVARMVCGTYVTYRTVTADNPILIKAMATSLLLVSAYWFLRILRMVRHKIGKKRLASKAASK, encoded by the exons ATGGAGGACTACGGCGGCGTGGCGAGCCTGGTGGCGTCCGGGGTGGTGTTCTGGTCGACGGCGTTCCTGCTGCTGCGGTCGTTGCTCCCCAAGCGCTCCTACGATTTCTGCAACCGCGCGGTCTCCACCATGCACGCCGTCACCGGCGTCGCCCTCGGCTGCCTCTCCGTGCAGGACTGGGCCTCCCCCGTCTCCCCCgtcgcctcaccctcctcgccgCGCCAG ATGAGGGCGCTGGCGGTGACGCTGTCGTACATGATCTACGACGGGGCGTGCTGCCACCTGAGCGGCGACGCGCGGCTGGACAACGCCCTGCACCACCTCATCAGCATCGTCGGcctcgccgccggcctcgcctACCAGAGG TGTGGGACGGAGCTGGTGGCGTGCCTGATCGTCACGGAGATCTCCAGCCCGCTGCTGCACCTCAGGGAGATGCTCAAGGAGATCGGCGTCAAGGACACGGACCTCAACCTCCTCGTCGAC ATCCTGTTCGCGGTGACCTTCTCGGTGGCAAGGATGGTTTGCGGGACGTACGTCACCTACCGCACTGTCACGGCTGACAATCCCATCCTCATCAAG GCGATGGCGACGAGCTTGCTGCTGGTAAGCGCCTACTGGTTCCTGAGGATCCTCAGGATGGTTAGGCACAAGATTGGGAAGAAGAGGCTGGCGTCCAAAGCCGCCAGCAAGTGA
- the LOC119275768 gene encoding uncharacterized protein LOC119275768 produces MAKPPPSAAASAAGGRGPAHHRTRLLLLLLVAVAASAFTAGYVLRGGPVGPCDTRGDPVDVATAQAGDAASSPLGFMKSKLVLLVSHELSLSGGPLLLMELAFLLRQVGCQVVWITNQRPEGTNDVSYSLEHKMLNHGVQVLPARGQEAIETALKADLVILNTAVAGKWLDAVLKDNVPQVLPKILWWIHEMRGHYFKLEYVKHLPLVAGAMIDSHITVEYWKTRTHDRLNIQMPQTYAVHLGNSKELTEVAEDNVARRVLREHIRESLGVRSEDLLFAIINSVSRGKGQDLFLQAFHQSLQLIQHQKLKVPKVHAVVVGSDMSAQTKFETQLREFVAKNGIHDRVHFVNKTLAVAPYLAAIDVLVQNSQARGECFGRITIEAMAFKLPVLGTAAGGTTEIVLDGSTGLLHPAGKEGVTPLANNIVRLASHAEQRASMGNNGYARVKERFMEHHMAERIATVLKEVLHKSRQHSHS; encoded by the exons ATGGCGAAACCTCCTCCATCCGCGGCTGCGTCGGCCGCCGGCGGCCGCGGCCCTGCCCACCACcggacccgcctcctcctcctgctcctcgtcgccgtggCCGCCTCCGCCTTCACCGCCGGCTATGTCCTCCGCGGCGGCCCTGTCGGCCCATGCGATACCCGAGGGGATCCTGTAGACGTCGCTACCGCCCAAGCTGGCGATGCTGCCTCGAGCCCCCTCGGGTTCATGAAGTCCAAGCTCGTGCTGCTTGTCTCCCACGAACTCTCCCTCTCCG GTGGACCGTTATTACTGATGGAGCTGGCATTTCTTCTGCGGCAGGTTGGTTGTCAAGTCGTGTGGATAACAAACCAGCGACCCGAAGGAACAAATGATGTTTCATATAGCTTGGAGCATAAGATGTTGAACCATGGAGTGCAG GTTTTACCTGCTAGGGGACAGGAGGCAATTGAGACTGCTCTTAAGGCTGACCTGGTTATCTTGAACACCGCTGTTGCTGGCAAGTGGCTCGATGCTGTTCTAAAAGATAATGTTCCTCAAGTCCTTCCGAAGATTttgtggtggatccatgaaatgCGAGGACATTACTTTAAGCTTGAGTATGTGAAACATCTTCCTTTGGTTGCTGGAGCCATGATCGATTCTCATATAACAGTTGAATATTGGAAGACCAGGACTCATGACCGTCTAAA TATACAGATGCCACAAACTTATGCTGTTCACCTCGGGAATAGTAAAGAGTTAACAGAAGTTGCCGAAGATAATGTCGCAAGAAGAGTCCTACGTGAACATATACGCGAGTCCCTTGGAGTTAGGAGTGAAGATCTCCTATTTGCTATAATAAACA GTGTTTCACGGGGAAAAGGACAAGACTTATTTCTTCAAGCATTTCATCAGAGCCTGCAACTCATCCAACATCAGAAGTTAAAAGTGCCTAAAGTGCATGCTGTAGTTGTCGGAAGTGATATGAGTGCTCAGACGAAGTTTGAGACACAGTTACGTGAATTTGTGGCGAAGAATGGGATCCATGACCGTGTTCACTTTGTGAACAAGACGTTGGCAGTGGCACCTTATTTGGCTGCAATTGATGTGCTTGTCCAGAACTCTCAG GCCCGTGGAGAATGTTTTGGAAGGATAACGATAGAAGCAATGGCGTTCAAGTTGCCAGTGCTG GGCACGGCTGCCGGCGGGACCACCGAAATCGTCTTGGATGGTTCAACTGGCCTTCTGCACCCTGCTGGAAAGGAGGGCGTCACGCCTCTCGCCAATAACATTGTAAGGCTTGCAAGTCATGCTGAGCAGAGGGCCTCCATGGGCAACAATGGCTATGCCAGGGTGAAGGAGAGGTTCATGGAGCACCACATGGCCGAGCGCATCGCCACAGTGTTGAAGGAAGTTCTTCACAAGTCTCGGCAGCATTCTCATTCCTGA